The Tropicibacter oceani DNA segment CGTTCAGCCCTGCCGCTTGAGCCGCGCGGCGCGCCCACCGCGGCGCTGCGCCAATTGCGGCGCGCGGGCGGGCAGATCGGCCATGACGGCGCGGCGGTCTTCGGGGGTCATGCGCGACCACTGGGTGATCTCGTCGATCGAACGGAAACAGCCGGTGCACAGACGCGCCTCGGGGTGGATGACGCAGACCTTGGTGCAGGGGCTTTCCACCTCGTCACGTTTCCAGATGTCGTCGCTCATGTCTTCAGCTTCCCAGATGGCGCAAACGGTCCAGCGCCCCTTGCAGGATATAGGCGGCGGCGACGTTGTCGATCAGCTCGGCGCGACGCTTTCGGGACGTATCCGCCTCGAGCAGGGCGCGTTCGGCGGCGACGGTGGACAGGCGTTCATCCCAATAGGTGATCTGCCCGTCCCAAAGCCGGTCGAAATTGCGGGCAAAGGCGCGGGTCGACTGGCAACGCGGCCCTTCCGAGCCGTCCATGTTGCGCGGCAGTCCCAGCACGATGCCGCGGATCTGGCGATGCTTGAGGATCTCCAGCAGGCGTTCCGCATCCAGCGTGAATTTCTGGCGCTTGATGGTTTCCAGCGGCGTCGCCACGCTGCGCAGTCCGTCCGACACCGCAACGCCGATCGTCTTGGTGCCAAGGTCCAGCCCGGCAATGGCCGTCATCGGCGGGATGTCCCGCGCGAAATCGGCGATATCGTCGTGGATCATTCCGCCACCCCGGCGCGCTGCGCGGCGGCGCGCAGCGCCTGCAGGGCCTCGGGCTGATCGGCAAAGACGGCCTGCGCCTCGGTCCAGATGGCGCGGGCCTGGTCGGTGTCGCCCAGGATGCCCAGCGACGAAATCAGCCGCGCCCAGTCCTGCGGCGGGCCGCCTTCGCTGGCCAGGCGGTCGGACAGCTGGCTGACCATGCCGCGGATCATGTCCTGGCGTTCCTCGTCGGTCATGTCGGCGGCGGCGGCCATGTCGGCCTGGCTGGGGCCGCGCGGCGCGGCGATTTCGGGCAGCTGGTAATCCGACACCCCGGCGCGAAACGCCATGTCCTCGATCTGGGCGCGCATCGGCGCGACCCAGGCCGCATCCGGCGGGCTTTCCCGCAGCAGGTTGTCCCACATCCGGAACCCGACATCCGGGCGGCCGGTCTGGGCCATCATCAAGCCGCCATAATAGCGCGCCACGCCGTTCTGCGGATCGCGGGCCAGCGCGTCTTCGATGGCTTGCTGCGCCTCGGGCGAAACATAGCCGCCCGCCGCGATCACCATCATGTCGGCCAGGTCGGCATAGTCCTGCGCGGTGGCCTCGGCCCCCTTGAGCGCGGCGATACGCGCCAGCGCCTGCTGCGCCTCGACATAGTTGCCAAGCGCCGCTTCCGAGCGCGCCAGCAGGATCTGGCCTTGCAGGTCGTCGGGCCGTTCCTCGACCGCGGCGCGCAGCCGCTTGACCAGCTCAAGGTACTCGCCCGGGGCCTCGGCGGTGGGGGCGGGGGGCATGCCGGCCTCGGCCTCGGCCTGGCTGGGGCGGTTTTCACGGGCTTCCTTGGCGGCCTCGATCCGGCCTTTCAGCGGCAGGTCGGGATATCCGGGCGCGCCCAGCTGGGTATAGACGCCAAAGCCGCCCACCAGCACAAAAGCGGTGACCGCCAGCGCCGGGCCCAGCCCGCCGCCGCCCTTGACCGCGACGGTCTGCGCCTTTTGCGCCTTGGCATCGGCGGACAGGATGCGGCGCGACACCTCGGTGCGCAGGCGCTCGGCCTCTTCTGCGGGGATCACGCCGCGCGCGGCCTCGCGCTCGATCTCCTTGAGCTGGTCGCGATAGACCTGCAGGTCAAAGACCTCGGTCGGCACGGCTTCGGCGCGGCCTTTCACGATGGCGCGCGCCAAAAGCGCCGCCACGGCAAGCGCCATCCCTGTGGTTACGA contains these protein-coding regions:
- a CDS encoding DUF1289 domain-containing protein; this encodes MSDDIWKRDEVESPCTKVCVIHPEARLCTGCFRSIDEITQWSRMTPEDRRAVMADLPARAPQLAQRRGGRAARLKRQG
- the ruvX gene encoding Holliday junction resolvase RuvX, coding for MIHDDIADFARDIPPMTAIAGLDLGTKTIGVAVSDGLRSVATPLETIKRQKFTLDAERLLEILKHRQIRGIVLGLPRNMDGSEGPRCQSTRAFARNFDRLWDGQITYWDERLSTVAAERALLEADTSRKRRAELIDNVAAAYILQGALDRLRHLGS
- the ccmI gene encoding c-type cytochrome biogenesis protein CcmI, encoding MMFWIVTTGMALAVAALLARAIVKGRAEAVPTEVFDLQVYRDQLKEIEREAARGVIPAEEAERLRTEVSRRILSADAKAQKAQTVAVKGGGGLGPALAVTAFVLVGGFGVYTQLGAPGYPDLPLKGRIEAAKEARENRPSQAEAEAGMPPAPTAEAPGEYLELVKRLRAAVEERPDDLQGQILLARSEAALGNYVEAQQALARIAALKGAEATAQDYADLADMMVIAAGGYVSPEAQQAIEDALARDPQNGVARYYGGLMMAQTGRPDVGFRMWDNLLRESPPDAAWVAPMRAQIEDMAFRAGVSDYQLPEIAAPRGPSQADMAAAADMTDEERQDMIRGMVSQLSDRLASEGGPPQDWARLISSLGILGDTDQARAIWTEAQAVFADQPEALQALRAAAQRAGVAE